Within Scomber japonicus isolate fScoJap1 chromosome 1, fScoJap1.pri, whole genome shotgun sequence, the genomic segment CCCTCGTAACAACTGAGCGAAATTTTTGTGTAATCTGTTATTTGCATACTTCACATTCACCGATAACgtgaaaataaacaagataTATGAAGCCTCATAAAATGGGTAGCCTATCTAAAGCCCATTGTGCGCCAACGTGTAAAATCGCTGGAGACAAAAGACTGAAAATGGTGTCTTAGTGTCCCTTGGTCCCCAAATTCAGTCACAcaactttttgttgttgtttccttttgtttgcCCATCAGTGAGCAGCGGAAAATTTCAAcctcttctgcttctgtctTTGGTTGCAAAACCACACTCGCACCACATTTTTTTTCAGGTCCAACTTTTCAGCTATAGCTGCTATTTTCTCGGACGACGGCCGAGGCTGTACGGCGAAGTAAGCCTCCAAAGACCTCTTTTCGGGGGCCGCTATCGAGGTCCTCTTGCGTTTCTTTTCACCCCCGTTGAAAATGTCAGGTTTGCTCATTTTCTCCCTCTGGGCCCCCTCGGCCTCCTCCAGCCAGGCCTGGAGGATGGGTTTGAGCGCAATCATGTTGTTGTGGGAAAGAGTTAACGACTCGAATCGACAAATTGTACTTTGGCTCAGTGATCCCACGCCGGGAATTTTGAGATTAGCCAGTGCACCACCCACGTCCGCCTGGGTCACCCCCAGCTTGATCCTCCGCTGCTTGAAGCGCTCCGCGAAAGCCTCCAGCTCCCTTGGGTCTGTGTCCGAGTCATTGATGGAGGGCAGTCCGGTGTTAGTGAGCCCAGGGCCTCCCTGACTCCCCCCGTGATGGCCCGGTAAGAGCCCGTGGTGGGTGAGAGGCGAGTTCATACTCATAGCCTGGTGGGAGAGGTGACTCAAGCCGTGCATGTGAGAGTGCGGGTGGGCAGAGGAGGTGGAGATGAGCCCTCCGCCGCCACCTCCGCcgcctccaccacctcctccgcCGGCCCCGTCGTGCGCACTGGACATCAGGGACAGGGACTGCGAGCCGATGTGGTCCATGATGTCCTGGGGTTCCAGGTtctgatgatggtggtgatggtgatgatgatggtgggcTAGCGGCACGGTGGATGTCGACGAGCATGGCACCGTGCTCATCGTGTGGTAGGTGGCGTCGGGCTTGAACGGGTGCGTCTTGCCCTGGGACACAGCGATATCCACGGCCGCCAAAGCCTCAGCCCGGGCCAGCAGGGTCTCATCCAAGCTTGCAAATATGTTACTCTGCAGCTGCAGGGGTGAAAAATaaaagagtgaggaagggaaAATGCAGGGGTGCGAATTGggttggaaaaagaaaagaagaagaaaaaaaaacagacaagaaagTGAGAcggcagaagaagaagaaaagaaaaaacataaataaatgtatgtcaGTCGGGACTTTTGGCGACACATTACACAGCCAAAGTATTCCTTCAGAAGCGCCAAGTCATAAAAATTAATACAAAAACAGTAAAGCCAGGCTTTGCGTGAGCATGCTTTCAAAAAGATCACAGACTATCCGAGTGATTGCCGTGgaatacatgaaaaaaacattaagtgCTCGTCTTGGCTGAATGTGCCTCGGAGCACCTCTTGTTATTACGCACAGACAGCTTTCAGCGCTACATGCAACCTAGGCAcgaaaaaaaggacaaagtcGAAGTTTTTGGGGGATCATTTACCTGTGGAGTTTGTAGACAGGCTCTCCTTATAGCTTCCGAGCTGGAATGCAGGGTGGTGTACTTGTGCTCGGTCATAGAGGGATGCATGGCGAAGTGCGGCTGTTTGCTGTTCATGGACATCATCTTGGCGAGCTTCTCCAATTAAAGTGCACgggaagaaggggggaaatCGGCTACAAAAGCTGG encodes:
- the pou4f1 gene encoding POU domain, class 4, transcription factor 1 isoform X2 codes for the protein MMSMNSKQPHFAMHPSMTEHKYTTLHSSSEAIRRACLQTPQLQSNIFASLDETLLARAEALAAVDIAVSQGKTHPFKPDATYHTMSTVPCSSTSTVPLAHHHHHHHHHHQNLEPQDIMDHIGSQSLSLMSSGGGGGGGLISTSSAHPHSHMHGLSHLSHQAMSMNSPLTHHGLLPGHHGGSQGGPGLTNTGLPSINDSDTDPRELEAFAERFKQRRIKLGVTQADVGGALANLKIPGVGSLSQSTICRFESLTLSHNNMIALKPILQAWLEEAEGAQREKMSKPDIFNGGEKKRKRTSIAAPEKRSLEAYFAVQPRPSSEKIAAIAEKLDLKKNVVRVWFCNQRQKQKRLKFSAAH
- the pou4f1 gene encoding POU domain, class 4, transcription factor 1 isoform X1 is translated as MMSMNSKQPHFAMHPSMTEHKYTTLHSSSEAIRRACLQTPQLQSNIFASLDETLLARAEALAAVDIAVSQGKTHPFKPDATYHTMSTVPCSSTSTVPLAHHHHHHHHHHQNLEPQDIMDHIGSQSLSLMSSAHDGAGGGGGGGGGGGGGGLISTSSAHPHSHMHGLSHLSHQAMSMNSPLTHHGLLPGHHGGSQGGPGLTNTGLPSINDSDTDPRELEAFAERFKQRRIKLGVTQADVGGALANLKIPGVGSLSQSTICRFESLTLSHNNMIALKPILQAWLEEAEGAQREKMSKPDIFNGGEKKRKRTSIAAPEKRSLEAYFAVQPRPSSEKIAAIAEKLDLKKNVVRVWFCNQRQKQKRLKFSAAH